A region of Brevundimonas sp. NIBR10 DNA encodes the following proteins:
- a CDS encoding helix-turn-helix domain-containing protein yields MGRTADYSKQSCTIAATLEVIGDPWTLLVIRDAFQGTTRFEQWQDQLGVARNVLAARLKTLVAHGVLEPRLYSERPPRNEYVLTRKGRDLSDVLLTMHGWGSKHLYSECDSGVSFRHKTCGAELSPRLACSCCGEIVNRRDIETRRIADCPTVGDVMPRPSDTEVA; encoded by the coding sequence ATGGGACGTACCGCCGATTATTCCAAACAAAGCTGCACCATCGCCGCCACGCTCGAGGTGATCGGCGATCCCTGGACCCTGCTGGTCATCCGTGACGCCTTTCAGGGCACGACCCGGTTCGAGCAGTGGCAGGATCAGCTGGGCGTGGCCCGCAACGTCCTGGCCGCGCGTTTGAAGACCCTCGTCGCCCACGGCGTGCTGGAGCCGCGCCTGTATTCCGAACGACCGCCACGCAATGAATACGTCCTGACCCGAAAGGGTAGGGATCTGTCCGACGTCCTGCTGACCATGCACGGCTGGGGCTCGAAACACCTCTACAGCGAGTGCGACTCGGGGGTCAGCTTCCGCCACAAGACCTGCGGTGCCGAACTGTCGCCGCGTCTGGCCTGCAGCTGCTGCGGAGAGATCGTCAACCGTCGCGACATCGAGACCCGCCGCATCGCCGACTGTCCGACGGTTGGAGACGTCATGCCGAGGCCAAGCGACACCGAAGTCGCCTGA
- a CDS encoding RtcB family protein — translation MRGYDVIENPDHVPIKAWTRGVPIEDAALKQLKNVASLPFIHKHVAVMPDVHWGMGATVGSVIPTIGAIIPAAVGVDIGCGMMAVRTSIRSEHLPDDLSGIRSAIEAAVPHGRTDNGGRNDKGAWAGEPPASAVTRWGELKAGYDAVVEAHPKAAHPRGFGHLGTLGTGNHFIELCLDEAGDVWVMLHSGSRGVGNRFGTYFIDRAKHEMRRWHINLPDQDLAYLPEGTDGFVHYVRAVSWAQKYARANREVMMDSVLTVLRAFWPDLETTQEAVNCHHNYVSKEKHFGKDVYLTRKGAVSAKLDELGIIPGSMGAKSFIVRGKGNAESFCTCSHGAGRAMSRTEAKRRFTVEDHVRATEGVECRKDAEVIDETPMAYKDIDAVIAAQTDLIEVVHTLRQVVCVKG, via the coding sequence ATGCGCGGCTATGACGTGATCGAAAACCCGGACCATGTGCCCATCAAAGCCTGGACCCGGGGCGTGCCCATCGAGGATGCGGCACTGAAGCAGCTGAAGAACGTGGCCTCGCTGCCGTTCATCCATAAGCACGTCGCGGTCATGCCCGACGTGCATTGGGGCATGGGCGCGACGGTGGGTTCGGTGATCCCGACGATCGGGGCCATCATCCCCGCCGCCGTCGGCGTGGACATCGGCTGCGGCATGATGGCGGTGCGGACCTCGATCCGCTCCGAACATCTGCCGGACGACCTGTCGGGCATCCGCTCCGCGATCGAGGCGGCCGTTCCGCACGGCCGCACCGACAACGGCGGCCGCAATGACAAGGGCGCCTGGGCCGGCGAGCCGCCCGCCTCTGCGGTCACCCGCTGGGGCGAGCTGAAGGCCGGCTATGACGCCGTGGTCGAGGCCCATCCCAAGGCGGCGCACCCGCGTGGCTTCGGCCATCTGGGGACGCTGGGCACCGGCAACCACTTCATCGAGCTCTGTCTCGACGAGGCTGGCGACGTGTGGGTGATGCTGCACTCCGGCTCGCGGGGCGTGGGCAACCGGTTCGGGACCTATTTCATCGACCGGGCCAAGCACGAGATGCGCCGCTGGCACATCAACCTGCCGGATCAGGACCTCGCCTACCTCCCCGAGGGGACGGACGGCTTCGTCCACTATGTCCGGGCGGTGTCGTGGGCGCAGAAGTACGCGCGCGCCAACCGCGAGGTGATGATGGACAGCGTCCTGACCGTGCTGCGCGCGTTCTGGCCGGATCTGGAGACGACGCAGGAAGCGGTGAACTGCCATCACAACTACGTCTCGAAGGAGAAGCATTTCGGCAAGGACGTCTACCTGACCCGCAAGGGCGCAGTGTCGGCCAAGCTGGATGAGCTGGGCATCATCCCGGGTTCGATGGGGGCGAAATCCTTCATCGTGCGCGGCAAGGGCAATGCGGAAAGCTTCTGCACCTGCTCGCACGGCGCCGGTCGGGCGATGAGCCGGACCGAGGCCAAGCGTCGCTTCACGGTGGAGGACCACGTCCGCGCCACCGAAGGCGTCGAGTGCCGCAAGGACGCCGAGGTGATCGATGAAACGCCGATGGCCTACAAGGACATCGACGCGGTCATCGCGGCCCAGACCGACCTGATCGAGGTCGTCCACACCCTGCGTCAGGTGGTGTGCGTAAAGGGATGA
- a CDS encoding tetratricopeptide repeat protein, producing the protein MIAGLAAAALWAAVPASVCAQDPQAIQTAVRQGQGLVAQGRPAEAEPLLRQAAQDARRLWGDTSPDAGSLTWLWAGAVRDQGRSAEAETIYREALRLMLATDEPGHPIIGRIDNDLAMTLMDQGRYDEALPLLEQAIAIHTAVEGPAGDQALVAVNNRAIVLKRLGRYLEADAEYRRVLAAREAEGADPTEIATTLNNLGANLMMLDRGAEAEVALRRAVALRETALGPSDPLTGQSLALLAGAVAAQGRFEAAEAMQRRSLLAFGPGTDPVERAAALGALSDILLSLNRSGEAEAPAVEALALLTERLGPDHPETLVATVAVADVMLLQGRPEGAEPLLAEAIRRATARLGPNHPGLMQPLFLLALTYGELDRRAEALPRFRQAVAIADASLPRDHLARIGALANLGSALAADRQSGAALPVLREAGRALIEKSRQGGADVEAGRRDIAGYRYLYRLTVTAAWDRSTGR; encoded by the coding sequence ATGATCGCTGGACTGGCGGCGGCTGCGTTGTGGGCGGCGGTGCCCGCGAGCGTCTGCGCCCAGGACCCCCAGGCCATCCAGACGGCGGTCCGCCAAGGACAGGGACTGGTCGCCCAGGGCCGACCCGCCGAGGCCGAACCCCTGTTGCGACAGGCGGCCCAGGACGCACGACGCCTGTGGGGCGACACCTCGCCCGACGCAGGGTCCCTGACCTGGCTCTGGGCCGGGGCGGTGCGGGATCAGGGTCGGTCGGCGGAGGCGGAGACGATCTATCGCGAGGCCCTGCGGCTGATGCTGGCGACGGATGAGCCGGGGCATCCGATCATCGGCCGGATCGACAACGACCTGGCCATGACCCTGATGGATCAGGGGCGCTATGACGAGGCCCTGCCGCTGCTGGAACAGGCCATCGCGATCCACACGGCCGTCGAGGGTCCGGCGGGGGATCAGGCTCTGGTGGCCGTGAACAACCGCGCGATCGTTCTGAAGCGGCTGGGGCGCTATCTGGAGGCGGACGCAGAGTACCGCCGGGTGCTGGCGGCGCGCGAGGCGGAGGGGGCGGACCCGACCGAGATCGCGACCACGCTCAACAATCTGGGTGCCAACCTGATGATGCTGGATCGCGGGGCCGAGGCTGAGGTCGCGCTGCGTCGGGCCGTGGCCCTGCGTGAGACCGCGCTGGGGCCGTCTGATCCGTTGACCGGCCAGTCGCTGGCCCTGCTGGCCGGGGCGGTGGCGGCCCAGGGGCGGTTCGAGGCCGCCGAGGCGATGCAGCGTCGGTCCCTGCTGGCGTTCGGACCCGGCACCGACCCGGTCGAACGGGCGGCGGCGCTGGGGGCGCTGTCGGACATCCTGCTGAGCCTGAACCGCAGCGGCGAGGCCGAGGCTCCGGCCGTGGAGGCCTTGGCCCTGCTGACCGAGCGGCTGGGCCCCGATCACCCGGAGACATTGGTGGCCACCGTCGCGGTCGCCGACGTCATGCTGTTGCAGGGACGGCCCGAGGGGGCCGAGCCCCTGCTGGCCGAGGCGATCCGCCGCGCGACGGCCCGTCTGGGGCCGAACCATCCCGGGTTGATGCAGCCCCTGTTCCTGCTGGCCCTGACCTATGGGGAGCTGGACCGCCGGGCGGAGGCCCTGCCGCGCTTTCGACAGGCGGTCGCCATCGCCGACGCCAGCCTGCCGCGCGATCATCTGGCGCGGATCGGGGCCCTGGCCAATCTGGGCTCGGCCCTGGCGGCGGACCGGCAGTCGGGCGCGGCGCTTCCGGTGTTGCGGGAGGCGGGGCGGGCCCTGATCGAGAAGTCGCGTCAAGGCGGAGCGGACGTGGAGGCCGGGCGGCGTGACATCGCGGGCTATCGCTACCTCTACCGGCTGACCGTCACGGCCGCTTGGGACCGGTCGACCGGGCGCTGA
- a CDS encoding TSCPD domain-containing protein — protein sequence MRFTPRFAPLTADLSIGLRSVERAAAVVETLAPDGWTDARVEAWLDWADTLPTDRPALACDIRPTLAPTVLDGALSDWAARLTAWGRAVGVVEGSAEAQVFADDLVATVLLGLAAPAATLRDGARVHPVAGDPTRPTPDPAVLDLSDPADRTALTRAVEARRIADLAQASAEAATRALIAVADAVDRCEGPAADCADPARNPALARAMAAARRAGAPDADILRALGGDRPALPDPKARLAVRWTAYAEPSALIGQAADVAASAALSGDLILSFDAGDATAIADRSLAAACALNLPAIDALPGDSAATLEALTRLWTTALEIETACGFSADGPAARRRHAVRPIVIGLSGSVDAAVASGDHGFQSLAATAGLVAATSALASSEIAARLGPCDGWDASAPAALDALARRQDQLARLDDPLAARAADLCAEARTAMQKTGRHHATIGLLLDDPELDLRLGASAFSHVETFQTADGQIGRRLHACLAQGLDVETRVEAERWLLGRRTLEGAPGLNPERLRSLGFTDAELEAVEIALAQVDRLDDAFGPHVLDPGFVRDVLGIESDGGLLAQLGLSPAEIAEATADILGHADLSDWPGAPTALASLLAEPPATIAHQARAAIEPFSDVPDTSADVQPWTLTSSEAVALLAQAAAEGRRAIRLRPDPAPSGPLFTLPEVEPAPRRPSLETQEPEVRAVEKIVERIVERDRSRRKLPDRRKGYIQKAAVGGHKVYIHTGEYDDGELGEIFIDMHKEGAAFRSLMNNFAIAVSLGLQHGVPLDEFVDAFVFTRFEPAGRVTGNDSIGSATSILDYIFRELGVSYLGRQELANADAEPLDADGLGSGKADELVPAARFMSKGFARGAAPDNLVVLPFGRAREVDTKTASAANADACPACGDFTLQQRGAVRVCDACGASASMQG from the coding sequence ATGCGCTTTACCCCCCGTTTCGCCCCGCTCACGGCCGACCTGTCGATCGGCCTGCGTTCGGTCGAGCGCGCGGCGGCGGTCGTCGAGACCCTGGCCCCCGACGGCTGGACCGACGCCCGGGTCGAGGCCTGGCTCGACTGGGCCGACACCCTGCCCACCGACCGTCCCGCCCTCGCCTGCGACATCCGCCCGACCTTGGCTCCAACGGTGCTGGACGGGGCGCTGAGCGACTGGGCCGCCCGCCTGACGGCCTGGGGCCGCGCGGTCGGGGTGGTCGAGGGTTCCGCCGAGGCCCAGGTCTTCGCCGACGACCTGGTGGCCACCGTCCTGCTGGGCCTCGCCGCCCCTGCCGCCACACTCAGGGACGGTGCCCGCGTCCACCCCGTCGCCGGCGACCCGACCCGCCCGACCCCGGACCCGGCCGTCCTGGACCTGTCCGACCCCGCCGACCGCACCGCCCTGACCCGGGCCGTCGAAGCCCGCCGCATCGCCGACCTGGCCCAAGCCTCGGCCGAGGCCGCCACCCGCGCCCTGATCGCCGTCGCCGACGCCGTGGACCGCTGCGAAGGCCCGGCCGCAGACTGCGCCGACCCCGCCCGCAACCCCGCCCTGGCCCGCGCCATGGCCGCCGCTCGCCGCGCCGGAGCCCCCGACGCCGACATCCTGCGCGCCCTCGGCGGTGACCGCCCCGCCCTGCCCGACCCGAAGGCCCGCCTCGCCGTCCGCTGGACCGCCTACGCCGAGCCGTCGGCTCTGATCGGACAAGCCGCCGACGTCGCCGCCTCCGCCGCCCTGTCCGGCGACCTGATCCTCAGCTTCGACGCGGGTGACGCCACCGCCATCGCCGACCGGTCCCTGGCCGCCGCCTGCGCCCTGAACCTGCCCGCCATCGACGCCCTGCCCGGCGACAGCGCAGCGACCCTTGAGGCCCTAACCCGCCTGTGGACCACGGCGCTGGAGATCGAGACCGCCTGCGGCTTCTCCGCCGACGGTCCCGCCGCCCGCCGCCGCCACGCCGTCCGACCCATCGTGATCGGCCTGAGCGGCAGCGTCGATGCCGCCGTCGCATCCGGCGACCACGGGTTCCAGAGCCTGGCCGCCACGGCCGGTCTCGTCGCCGCAACATCCGCCCTCGCCTCAAGCGAGATCGCGGCCCGGCTCGGCCCCTGCGACGGCTGGGACGCCTCGGCCCCTGCCGCTCTCGACGCCCTCGCCCGCCGCCAGGACCAACTGGCCCGCCTCGACGATCCCCTTGCCGCCCGCGCCGCCGACCTGTGCGCAGAGGCCCGGACGGCGATGCAGAAGACCGGCCGCCACCACGCCACGATCGGCCTCCTGCTGGACGACCCCGAACTGGACCTTCGCCTCGGTGCCTCAGCCTTCTCCCATGTCGAGACCTTCCAGACCGCGGACGGCCAGATCGGTCGCCGCCTGCACGCCTGCCTGGCCCAGGGCCTCGATGTCGAGACCAGGGTCGAGGCCGAGCGCTGGCTGCTCGGCCGCCGCACCCTGGAGGGGGCCCCCGGCCTCAATCCCGAACGGCTGCGCAGCCTCGGCTTCACAGATGCCGAGCTTGAGGCCGTCGAGATCGCCCTGGCCCAGGTCGATCGCCTCGACGACGCCTTTGGACCCCATGTGCTCGACCCCGGCTTCGTCCGCGACGTCCTGGGCATCGAGAGCGACGGCGGACTGCTCGCCCAACTCGGCCTGTCGCCTGCCGAGATCGCCGAGGCCACTGCCGACATTCTGGGTCACGCCGACCTGTCGGACTGGCCGGGAGCCCCCACCGCCCTCGCCAGTTTGCTTGCCGAACCGCCCGCCACGATCGCCCATCAGGCCCGCGCCGCCATCGAGCCCTTCAGCGACGTCCCCGACACCTCAGCCGACGTCCAGCCCTGGACCCTGACGTCGTCCGAGGCCGTCGCACTCCTGGCCCAGGCCGCCGCCGAGGGCCGCCGCGCCATCCGCCTGCGACCCGACCCGGCCCCTTCAGGTCCCCTGTTCACCCTGCCCGAGGTCGAGCCGGCACCGCGCCGCCCGAGCCTGGAGACCCAGGAGCCCGAGGTCCGCGCCGTCGAGAAGATCGTCGAACGGATCGTCGAGCGCGACCGCTCCCGCCGCAAACTGCCCGACCGCCGCAAGGGCTATATCCAGAAGGCCGCCGTCGGGGGCCACAAGGTCTATATCCACACTGGCGAGTACGACGACGGCGAGCTGGGCGAGATCTTCATCGACATGCACAAGGAAGGCGCCGCCTTCCGCAGCCTGATGAACAATTTCGCCATCGCCGTGTCGCTGGGCCTCCAACACGGCGTGCCGCTGGACGAGTTCGTGGACGCCTTCGTCTTCACCCGGTTCGAGCCCGCCGGCCGCGTCACCGGCAACGACTCCATCGGCTCGGCGACCTCGATCCTGGACTATATCTTCCGCGAACTGGGGGTGTCCTATCTGGGCCGTCAGGAGCTGGCCAATGCCGACGCCGAGCCGCTGGACGCCGACGGCCTGGGCTCCGGCAAGGCCGACGAACTGGTGCCCGCCGCCCGGTTCATGTCCAAGGGGTTCGCCCGCGGCGCCGCGCCCGACAACCTCGTCGTCCTGCCCTTCGGCCGGGCCCGGGAGGTCGATACGAAGACCGCTTCAGCCGCCAATGCCGACGCCTGCCCCGCCTGCGGTGACTTCACCCTGCAACAGCGCGGCGCGGTGCGCGTCTGCGACGCCTGCGGGGCCTCGGCCTCGATGCAGGGCTGA
- a CDS encoding NADH:ubiquinone oxidoreductase subunit NDUFA12, translated as MLKTIFTWWNGATVGTLFTIAKRGVLVGSDEFGNRYYESRDHTSYDGRKRRWVVYDGYAEASKVAPDWYGWLHYTYEAPPTEQPLVRRKFELDYRPNMTGTPLAWRPPGSLAAEGVRPAATGDYEAWKPE; from the coding sequence TTGCTCAAGACGATTTTCACCTGGTGGAACGGCGCCACGGTCGGGACCCTGTTCACCATCGCCAAGCGTGGTGTCCTGGTGGGGTCCGACGAGTTCGGCAACCGCTATTACGAGAGCCGGGACCACACCAGCTACGACGGGCGCAAGCGCCGCTGGGTCGTCTATGACGGCTATGCCGAGGCGTCCAAGGTGGCCCCCGACTGGTACGGCTGGCTGCACTATACCTATGAGGCACCGCCGACCGAGCAGCCGCTGGTGCGGCGCAAGTTCGAGCTGGACTACCGGCCCAACATGACCGGGACGCCCCTGGCCTGGCGTCCGCCGGGTTCGCTGGCGGCCGAGGGTGTGCGCCCGGCCGCGACCGGCGACTATGAGGCCTGGAAGCCCGAATGA
- a CDS encoding DUF2155 domain-containing protein: MMSRKGILVGAAALILCGLGVGGVVAGGLQDSPPQDARPADPIGDILRNAPPVEAAPAGTPAPASPIAIVPPAPMVTPGELDETAALAEEDAVKSDAEVKPAEKVEEPEVPLPRQRRRVAIVEAIDKVTAERMRFEVVVGGRPVRFNGSLIFSARACEVTAPNESVNDAVAYMDITLQPKGTAVQAAPRQIFRGWMFASTPAVSGLQHPVYDAWVVGCKA; the protein is encoded by the coding sequence ATGATGTCGCGCAAGGGGATCCTCGTCGGCGCCGCGGCCCTGATCCTGTGCGGGCTGGGCGTCGGGGGCGTGGTCGCGGGTGGCTTGCAGGACAGCCCGCCCCAGGACGCGCGTCCGGCCGATCCGATCGGCGACATTCTGAGGAACGCCCCGCCGGTCGAGGCCGCGCCGGCCGGCACGCCTGCCCCCGCCTCACCGATCGCCATCGTGCCGCCTGCGCCCATGGTGACGCCGGGCGAGCTGGACGAGACGGCCGCCCTCGCGGAAGAGGACGCGGTCAAGTCCGACGCGGAGGTCAAGCCCGCCGAGAAGGTCGAGGAGCCCGAGGTTCCCCTGCCGCGCCAGCGCCGCCGGGTCGCCATCGTCGAGGCCATCGACAAGGTGACGGCCGAGCGGATGCGGTTCGAGGTGGTGGTCGGCGGTCGGCCGGTTCGGTTCAACGGCAGTCTGATCTTCTCGGCCCGGGCCTGCGAGGTCACGGCACCGAACGAGTCGGTCAACGACGCCGTGGCCTATATGGACATCACCCTCCAGCCCAAGGGCACGGCCGTCCAGGCCGCGCCGCGCCAGATATTCCGGGGCTGGATGTTCGCCTCCACCCCCGCCGTCAGCGGCCTTCAGCACCCGGTCTATGACGCCTGGGTGGTGGGCTGCAAGGCATAG
- the aat gene encoding leucyl/phenylalanyl-tRNA--protein transferase translates to MTDPFGGFGPDALLNCYAAGVFPMGEARDDPRIFLVEPEQRGVIPLDSFHIPSRLRRTVRSEPFVVRVDTAFAAVLDACAQPAPGREDTWINGPIRRIYLELHARGRAHSVECWRDERLVGGLYGVTLGGAFFGESMFSRERDASKVALVHLVARLRRGGWTLLDAQFLTDHLSQFGAVETPQAAYLERLALALACTPEKGSLGLPLSGADAVTYALQPTTQAS, encoded by the coding sequence TTGACCGACCCCTTCGGCGGCTTCGGCCCCGACGCGCTGCTGAACTGCTACGCCGCCGGCGTCTTCCCGATGGGCGAGGCGCGGGACGATCCGCGCATCTTCCTCGTCGAGCCGGAACAACGTGGCGTCATCCCGTTGGATTCATTCCACATTCCATCCCGTCTGCGCCGCACGGTCCGCTCCGAGCCGTTCGTCGTCAGGGTCGACACCGCCTTCGCCGCCGTCCTCGACGCCTGCGCCCAGCCCGCCCCGGGCCGGGAGGACACCTGGATCAACGGCCCGATCCGGCGGATCTATCTGGAACTCCACGCCCGGGGCCGGGCCCACAGCGTCGAGTGCTGGCGGGACGAGCGGCTGGTCGGGGGCCTGTACGGCGTCACCCTGGGTGGTGCCTTCTTCGGCGAGAGCATGTTCAGCCGCGAGCGGGATGCGTCCAAGGTCGCTCTGGTCCATCTGGTCGCCCGCCTGCGACGCGGCGGCTGGACATTGCTGGACGCCCAGTTCCTGACCGACCACCTCAGCCAGTTCGGAGCGGTCGAAACGCCGCAAGCAGCCTATCTGGAACGCCTTGCCTTGGCCCTGGCCTGCACCCCCGAGAAGGGCTCGCTCGGCCTGCCGCTGTCAGGCGCGGACGCCGTGACCTATGCCTTGCAGCCCACCACCCAGGCGTCATAG